Proteins from a single region of Lampris incognitus isolate fLamInc1 chromosome 16, fLamInc1.hap2, whole genome shotgun sequence:
- the spata7 gene encoding spermatogenesis-associated protein 7 gives MGYTECDISMESKKGNSSPVPGCSISNGRGQSMKSSPFCPRSSSRMTQSIIRDHMVSHYKKVYSAKAAIDVSVPKSLIHSVKYNDQIRCDQLKRGGRPHSAFSLSQRNGRASCSSTQGRRSVQGDESPYLYSGSSMISTARVNTSFHVKQIVYRPCSIADSWRNSNTIRPTSELKYSSPDGSPHRQQAACTSATSGAQSGYKTFQDPVQKTYSGDLLQKHSRYFTQDKPFTPRTLKSDKHSYLSKYRYYTAPRRKTNQDCSNLGLMRQETYHGSTQTKEYSTEFDDPPQGFSTEREWSEDESIGPNILVSRQPIQINKSRSSDFLHSCRVSPEGMKSPIMKSVSAEEEELMYLEFIAEVTNDILSRGLFSDRVLERVLKRHIDMNKHRLDEDKMRHLLEVLRKDFESPVNSPTCSAEIEIKENDLHYKQRPMETKQENDLFPYASLITDNESPGTADPLAVSIPLHCGSCERTSPTETSKEGLEDLDQLTGTGPLWLSEGVSDYTEINEEDLPQTPKETHGYTTMASDDGLHHKPAEYNYDGMSKELEDLGISLSESLHVSSNTHGNTEGASDEQHLNTFISDDEL, from the exons ATGGGATACACTGAGTGTGACATTAGTATGGAATCAAAAAAAG GGAATTCATCACCTGTACCTGGGTGCAGCATTAGTAATGGCAGAGGACAGAGCATGAAAAGCAGTC CTTTCTGCCCACGGTCTTCCAGCAGAATGACTCAATCCATCATTAGAGACCACATGGTGTCTCATTACAAAAAGGTCTACTCAGCAAAAG CTGCCATTGATGTCTCAGTACCCAAAAGCTTGATACATAGTGTAAAGT ATAATGACCAGATAAGGTGTGATCAGTTGAAGAGAGGGGGTCGTCCTCattcagccttctctctctcccaaagGAATGGAAGAGCCTCCTGCTCTTCAACCCAG GGTAGGAGATCAGTTCAAGGGGATGAGAGCCCTTATTTGTACTCAGGAAGTTCCATGATCTCCACTGCAAGGGTCAACACCTCCTTTCATGTCAAGCAGATTGTTTATCGGCCATGCTCAATTGCTGATTCTTGGAGGAACTCCAATACCATTCGCCCAACTTCAGAGTTGAAATACAGCAGTCCAGATGGATCCCCtcacaggcagcaggcagcatgcACCTCTGCCACCTCAGGAGCCCAGAGTGGCTACAAGACTTTCCAGGACCCTGTCCAGAAGACTTATAGTGGAGACTTGCTCCAAAAGCATTCACGCTATTTCACCCAGGACAAACCATTTACTCCTAGAACCCTAAAATCAGACAAGCATTCATACCTGTCAAAATACCGCTACTACACCGCCCcgagaagaaaaacaaaccagGATTGCTCCAACCTCGGGTTGATGCGACAGGAGACATATCATGGAAG CACACAAACCAAGGAATACTCAACAGAATTTGATGATCCACCTCAG GGATTTAGCACAGAGCGTGAGTGGTCAGAGGATGAGTCCATTGGTCCAAACATCTTGGTTTCTCGACAACCAATCCAGATAAACAAAAGCAGAAGCAGTGATTTCCTTCATTCATGCAG GGTCTCACCAGAGGGCATGAAGTCTCCTATTATGAAGAGCGTGTCTGCAGA GGAGGAGGAATTAATGTACCTGGAATTTATTGCTGAGGTTACAAATGACATCTTGTCCAGGGGGCTCTTCTCTGACAG AGTCTTAGAGCGGGTGTTAAAGCGTCACATTGACATGAATAAGCACCGACTCGATGAG GATAAAATGCGCCACCTTCTGGAAGTGCTGCGCAAAGATTTTGAGTCTCCAGTCAACTCACCTACCTGCAGCGCAGAGATTGAGATAAAGGAGAATGATCTGCACTATAAACAGCGACCAATGGAAACCAAACAGGAAAATGACCTCTTCCCTTATGCATCACTCATAACCGACAATGAATCACCAGGGACTGCTGATCCCTTAGCAGTTTCCATACCATTACATTGTGGATCTTGTGAGAGGACCTCACccaccgaaacaagtaaagaaggTTTGGAGGATCTTGATCAGTTAACGGGCACTGGGCCTCTTTGGCTCAGTGAGGGTGTCAGTGACTATACAGAAATCAATGAGGAAGACCTCCCTCAAACCCCGAAAGAAACCCATGGATACACCACAATGGCAAGTGATGACGGTCTCCATCACAAACCAGCTGAATACAATTATGATGGCATGTCTAAAGAATTGGAGGATCTTGGGATAAGTTTATCAGAGTCTTTGCATGTGTCCAGTAATACACATGGCAACACCGAGGGGGCCTCAGATGAGCAACACTTGAATACATTTATCTCTGATGATGAGCTCTGA